One genomic window of Anthonomus grandis grandis chromosome 3, icAntGran1.3, whole genome shotgun sequence includes the following:
- the LOC126734200 gene encoding uncharacterized protein LOC126734200, protein MSSEELQVQLDQTNAQLRDVRDALANVIAGLRSHVRADTEASPAEFLFGTTLRMPGEFFLEGDFTPDPRTFIEEFREFMRLVRPVPVTHHHKRRAFVFKNLYECSHIFLRNVVAKALERTYSGPYKVVKRLSDRVFDIDINGKTKSVSVELLKPAYLMSEDLLADTLDSDPPLTTPSSLAGTQDSNGAGNSPVTSSSLAGTHDLDGPGDLPVPMVEKVLKTYARKKQCL, encoded by the exons ATGTCGTCTGAAGAGCTACAAGTGCAATTAGATCAAACTAATGCTCAACTACGTGATGTCAGGGACGCCCTGGCTAACGTTATTGCCG GGTTGCGCTCTCATGTTCGTGCTGACACCGAGGCATCGCCTGCCGAATTCTTGTTTGGCACGACACTTCGCATGCCTGGCGAATTCTTTCTTGAAGGGGATTTTACTCCTGATCCTCGCACATTCATTGAGGAGTTTCGTGAGTTTATGCGACTCGTCAGGCCTGTTCCAGTCACACATCACCACAAGAGGCGcgcgtttgtttttaaaaatttatacgaATGCTCCCATATTTTCTTACGCAATGTTGTTGCGAAGGCACTCGAACGAACTTATTCCGGACCTTACAAGGTTGTTAAAAGACTGTCCGATAGGGTGTTTGATATCGATATCAACGGGAAAACGAAAAGCGTCTCGGTTGAGCTACTTAAGCCGGCATATCTCATGTCTGAAGACTTGTTAGCTGATACACTTGATAGCGACCCTCCTTTAACCACCCCTTCGAGTCTAGCTGGAACCCAGGACTCGAATGGTGCTGGCAATTCGCCAGTCACCTCATCCAGTTTGGCTGGAACCCACGACTTGGACGGTCCTGGCGATTTGCCAGTACCAATGGttgaaaaggttttaaaaacttaCGCTCGTAAAAAGCAA TGTTTGTAA
- the LOC126734202 gene encoding protein FAM161A-like, with translation MSLSDKDVIMVKPPSRRSVRIETPSMPSSSSNITPEPYFRSKSRANQKTEWDSFTSEDLYGPTPPPLETKSAPSTPLRTKKPPNVKEEYDGITIPKPFQMTVRDEENKIVKELYLKINKPPKEEKQQQFKAHEVPIESQIPLFDKIMEEQQRRSRTVKERRKNELQAQMRPFSFTRRDEEIQELTKRFSKSLPCVYDDHVPLKIEKFKAKPIPKNLFSNYIYKKMHEDEFYRTLQKKIRAEEMLKLASLPPSMAKREKSQPKFDVCPRSFRDSQTSNERDPTPPVRKGRKIPNYKMYHDKYERELEELKNEFISTSPRPFKLKSSRKRGRRHHCRISSANSSSETRTPSSLDMSSINRSNLAAILRIQSARKRLEMEMAGKLEEAKLKEEARWREKVMRKKPVWQTLTYSHEEDLAMRLQLKRDEERLRNEEHKLRMELMLGRVNQQPTLFERQSQIKFPKTKEELVEHLHKEYKRQKSGSSDKTKSSIEVKDEAVQVQEENNHKESKESTEEVFENNNSRRSSKDTYVVSDDDDDDERSCEGSNKTNNGP, from the exons ATGTCCTTGTCTGATAAAGATGTTATAATGGTCAAACCGCCTTCAAGAAG GTCCGTCCGTATAGAAACCCCAAGCATGCCCTCGTCATCATCGAACATCACTCCAGAGCCGTACTTTCGATCCAAATCCCGAGCCAATCAAAAAACCGAATGGGACTCTTTTACTTCCGAGGACTTATACGGACCCACACCGCCACCTTTGGAGACCAAAAGCGCCCCCAGTACCCCTTTAAGGACCAAAAAGCCTCCTAACGTCAAAGAAGAGTACGACGGAATTACCATTCCAAAACCCTTTCAAATGACCGTCag ggACGAGGAAAACAAGATCGTTAAAGAATTGTACTTAAAAATCAACAAACCACCTAAAGAAGAGAAGCAGCAACAGTTTAAGGCCCATGAGGTGCCTATAGAGTCGCAAATTCCGCTTTTCGATAAGATTATGGAGGAGCAGCAAAGAAG AAGTCGAACGGTGAAAGAAAGACGCAAGAACGAGCTGCAAGCTCAGATGAGACCGTTTTCCTTCACCCGTAGAGACGAAGAGATCCAGGAACTGACCAAACGTTTCTCGAAATCGTTGCCGTGCGTTTACGACGACCACGTCCCattgaaaattgaaaagttCAAGGCCAAACCGATCCCGAAGAACCTTTTCAGCAATTACATCTATAAGAAGATGCACGAGGATGAATTTTACAG GACCCTTCAGAAAAAAATCAGGGCGGAGGAGATGCTAAAGTTGGCCTCGTTGCCGCCCTCGATGGCGAAACGTGAGAAATCCCAACCGAAGTTCGACGTGTGTCCGAGATCGTTTCGGGACTCGCAGACGAGTAACGAGCGAGACCCGACCCCCCCGGTGCGAAAAGGACGAAAAATACCCAATTATAAG ATGTACCATGATAAATACGAGAGGGAACTGGAGGAGCTGAAGAACGAGTTCATTTCCACCAGTCCGAGACCGTTTAAGTTAAAATCATCAAGAAAAAGA GGTAGGAGACACCACTGTAGAATCTCTTCGGCAAATAGCAGTTCGGAAACAAGGACGCCATCTTCCCTGGACATGTCCTCCATAAACCGTTCGAATTTGGCGGCCATTTTGAGAATACAGTCGGCCAG gaAACGTTTGGAAATGGAGATGGCCGGTAAGTTGGAGGAGGCGAAACTGAAAGAGGAAGCGAGATGGCGCGAGAAAGTGATGAGAAAAAAGCCGGTTTGGCAAACGTTGACTTACAGTCACGAGGAAGATTTGGCCATGAG ACTTCAACTGAAAAGAGACGAAGAAAGACTGCGGAACGAAGAGCACAAGCTACGCATGGAACTGATGTTGGGCAGAGTGAACCAGCAGCCCACGTTGTTCGAGAGACAGTCCCAA ATTAAATTCCCTAAGACAAAGGAGGAACTAGTGGAACACCTGCATAAAGAATATAAGAGACAAAAAAGTGGTTCCTCTGATAAAACGAAATCTTCGATTGAGGTTAAGGATGAGGCTGTACAGGTGCAGGAGGAAAATAATCATAAAGAAAGTAAGGAGAGCACCGAAgaggtttttgaaaataataattccaGGAGGAGCAGTAAGGACACTTATGTCGtgtctgatgatgatgatgatgatgagaGATCATGTGAGGGGTCCAATAAAACCAACAATGGCCCTTAG
- the LOC126734176 gene encoding melanization protease 1-like — protein MYRSTIVCGVIYYVFLGNNVLAQWVIEDEGCRTPDRGVGNCISVRDCAPMKTLLQNLKRPVPASVSRQIQAYTCGSQDGAVKVCCPQGPIVLNQLQTINRNEPPDVSNHPNLDLLPGFQECGAIDNKHRIVNGKDAGLREFPWMALLQYRTRRGLGFNCGGTIINDRYILTAAHCITQLKNSQLLQVRVGEYDLRNDTDCVTENNTLKCNPPIQDLRIEEVIPHPEFNTGDSFSNDIGLLRVNRIRLNRENVQPICLPLGKKRNKIYNKVLVAGWGVVDTSTGRTSDVLQFVSLPVADRATCNATYRNHNIGLTYKQICAGATTDNKDSCPGDSGGPMMGADVNDDFSAIYIQQGIVSFGPRFCGLPGYPGVYTLVAHYMDWILDNIKP, from the exons ATGTATCGGTCAACGATTGTTTGTGGTGTTATATATTATGTGTTTTTAGGCAATAATGTATTGGCAC AATGGGTGATCGAAGATGAGGGTTGTAGAACTCCGGACCGCGGAGTCGGAAATTGCATCTCGGTACGGGACTGCGCCCCAATGAAAACCctgttgcaaaatttaaaaagaccaGTGCCGGCCTCCGTATCTAGACAAATACAAGCGTACACCTGTGGCTCCCAAGATGGCGCTGTCAAA gtttgttGCCCCCAAGGGCCGATCGTGCTAAACCAACTGCAAACGATCAATCGAAATGAACCGCCCGACGTGTCCAACCATCCGAACTTGGACCTTTTGCCGGGATTTCAGGAATGCGGAGCGATCGATAATAAGCACAGGATCGTTAATGGGAAAGACGCTGGTCTTAGGGAATTCCCTTGGATGGCCCTCTTACAATACAGAACAA GACGAGGCCTAGGATTTAATTGTGGTGGCACCATCATAAACGACCGATACATCCTCACTGCGGCCCATTGTATAACTCAGTTGAAAAACTCGCAGCT gttacaGGTACGGGTGGGTGAATACGACTTAAGAAACGACACGGACTGCGTGACGGAAAATAACACTTTGAAGTGTAACCCGCCGATACAAGATTTGAGGATCGAAGAAGTGATTCCGCATCCGGAATTTAATACTGGAGACAGTTTTTCGAACGATATTGGATTGTTGAGGGTCAATAGGATTCGGCTTAACCGAG aaaacgtcCAGCCCATATGCCTCCCCTTGGGCAAAAAACGCAACAAAATCTACAACAAAGTATTGGTGGCCGGCTGGGGGGTAGTAGACACTTCTACAg gTAGAACCAGTGACGTGCTCCAATTCGTTTCGCTGCCGGTAGCAGACAGGGCCACATGTAACGCCACCTATAGGAACCACAATATCGGGTTAACGTATAAGCAAATATGCGCAGGCGCCACCACTGACAACAAGGACTCTTGTCCGGGTGATAGTGGGGGGCCTATGATGGGGGCCGACGTCAACGACGACTTTTCCGCCATTTATATTCAACAG gGTATAGTGTCGTTTGGACCGAGATTTTGCGGTTTGCCAGGTTATCCCGGAGTGTACACGTTGGTGGCCCACTACATGGACTGGATACTGGATAATATAAAACcgtga